A portion of the Glycine max cultivar Williams 82 chromosome 10, Glycine_max_v4.0, whole genome shotgun sequence genome contains these proteins:
- the LOC100802887 gene encoding probable linoleate 9S-lipoxygenase 5, whose translation MFQNIMNAFTTTGDDDNGPGHRVKGTVVLMKKNVLDFNDFSASFLDRLHEFVGKRVSLQLVSSVNVDPGNGNGLKGKLGKPAYLEDWITTIAPLTAGEAAFKVTFEWDEEIGTPGAFIIRNNHHSEFYLKSLTLEDVPGQGVIRFICNSWVYPADKYEKDRIFFSNKTYLPSETPMPLLKYREEELENLRGNGKGQLQEWDRVYDYALYNDLGNPDKGPQHARPTLGGSKDYPYPRRGRTSRPPAKSDPKCESRLNIASSLDIYVPRDERFGHLKMADFLAYALKSIVQVLKPEFESLFDSTPNEFDKFEDVLKLYEGGIEVPEGILTEVRDNIPAEMLKEIFRSDGQRLLKFPVPQVIAVDKSAWQTDEEFGRELLAGINPVVIRGLQEFPPASKLDPKIYGNQTSTITKEHIESNLEGFTVDEAIKERRLFILDLHDALIPYVKRINSTSTKMYASRTILFLQDSGTLKPLAIELSLPHPEGDQYGAISKVYTPVEQGIENSFWQLAKAYVVVADSGYHQLISHWLHTHAVIEPIILATNRHLSVLHPIHKLLHPHFRDTMNINALGRQILINAGGALELTVCPSKYSMEFSSVLYKDWVFPEQALPEDLVKRGVAVKDSTSPYGLRLLIEDYPFAVDGLEIWFAIKTWVKDYCSFYYKEDDTIKKDTELQSWWKEIREVGHGDKKDEPWWPKMQTCEELIQTCTIIIWIASALHAAINFGQYPYGGFPPSRPAISRRFMPEKGTPEYDELVANPDKAYLKTVTSQFLAVLGISLVEILSKHSSDEVYLGQRDTPDWTSDAEPLQAFEKFGKKLADIEERILRMNSDEKFRNRYGPVKMPYTLLYPSSKGGLTGMGVPNSISI comes from the exons ATGTTTCAGAACATCATGAACGCTTTCACCACCACCGGAGACGACGACAACGGGCCAGGGCACCGAGTGAAAGGGACGGTGGTGctgatgaagaagaatgtgTTGGACTTCAACGATTTCAGTGCTTCGTTTCTTGATCGTCTTCATGAGTTTGTGGGGAAACGAGTTTCTCTTCAGCTCGTAAGTTCTGTCAACGTTGACCCTG GGAATGGCAATGGGTTGAAGGGGAAACTTGGGAAGCCTGCTTATCTAGAAGACTGGATCACAACAATAGCACCTTTGACAGCAGGAGAAGCAGCATTCAAGGTCACATTTGAGTGGGATGAGGAGATAGGAACACCAGGAGCATTTATAATAAGGAACAATCATCATAGTGAGTTCTACCTCAAAAGCCTGACACTAGAAGATGTTCCAGGCCAAGGTGTCATTCGCTTTATCTGCAACTCTTGGGTATACCCTGCTGATAAATATGAAAAGGATCGCATTTTCTTCTCCAACAAG ACATACCTTCCAAGTGAAACACCAATGCCACTACTTAAGTACAGAGAAGAAGAGTTGGAGAATTTAAGAGGTAATGGGAAGGGTCAGCTCCAAGAGTGGGACAGGGTCTATGATTATGCTCTCTACAATGATTTGGGAAATCCGGATAAGGGTCCACAACATGCTCGTCCTACTCTAGGAGGGTCTAAGGATTACCCCTACCCTCGTAGGGGAAGAACTAGTAGACCACCGGCCAAATCAG ATCCTAAATGTGAGAGTAGGCTGAATATTGCCTCGAGCTTAGACATCTATGTTCCAAGGGATGAAAGATTTGGTCACTTGAAAATGGCGGATTTTCTTGCCTATGCACTGAAATCCATAGTTCAAGTTCTCAAACCGGAGTTTGAATCTCTATTCGACAGCACCCCTAATGAGTTTGACAAATTTGAAGATGTACTTAAACTCTATGAAGGTGGGATTGAGGTGCCTGAGGGTATACTTACGGAAGTTAGGGATAACATCCCTGCAGAGATGCTTAAGGAAATTTTCCGATCTGACGGGCAAAGGCTTCTCAAATTTCCGGTGCCTCAAGTGATTGCAG TGGATAAATCGGCATGGCAAACTGATGAAGAATTTGGTAGGGAGTTGCTGGCTGGTATAAACCCTGTTGTAATTCGTGGTCTCCAA GAGTTCCCACCAGCAAGCAAGCTAGATCCCAAAATCTACGGTAATCAAACTAGCACAATAACCAAAGAACACATCGAAAGTAACCTGGAAGGGTTCACAGTAGATGAG GCAATTAAAGAAAGGAGGTTGTTCATTTTAGATCTCCACGATGCATTGATACCATACGTGAAGAGGATAAACTCTACTTCTACAAAGATGTATGCAAGCAGGACAATTCTGTTCTTGCAAGATAGTGGGACTTTGAAGCCACTAGCCATTGAGTTGAGTTTGCCTCATCCTGAGGGAGATCAATATGGTGCAATAAGTAAAGTTTACACGCCCGTGGAACAAGGCATTGAAAACTCCTTCTGGCAACTGGCCAAAGCTTATGTAGTGGTAGCTGACTCAGGCTATCATCAACTTATCAGCCACTG GTTGCATACTCATGCAGTCATTGAGCCAATTATTTTAGCTACAAATAGGCACCTTAGTGTGCTTCACCCTATTCATAAGCTATTGCATCCTCACTTTCGTGACACCATGAATATAAATGCACTCGGACGACAGATTCTCATTAATGCAGGTGGTGCTTTAGAGTTAACAGTTTGTCCATCTAAGTATTCTATGGAGTTTTCATCTGTGCTTTACAAGGACTGGGTTTTCCCTGAGCAGGCACTGCCTGAAGACCTTGTCAAGAG AGGAGTGGCTGTTAAGGACTCAACTTCCCCGTATGGCCTTCGATTATTGATTGAGGATTACCCTTTTGCAGTTGATGGGCTAGAGATTTGGTTTGCTATCAAAACATGGGTTAAGGACTACTGCTCCTTTTACTACAAGGAGGATGACACTATCAAGAAAGATACTGAACTTCAATCTTGGTGGAAGGAAATAAGGGAGGTGGGTCATGGTGACAAGAAAGATGAGCCTTGGTGGCCAAAGATGCAGACATGTGAAGAGCTGATTCAGACTTGCACTATTATCATATGGATTGCCTCAGCTCTCCATGCTGCAATCAACTTTGGACAATATCCATATGGAGGCTTCCCACCGAGTCGTCCGGCTATAAGCCGGCGATTCATGCCAGAAAAAGGAACTCCAGAATACGATGAACTTGTGGCGAATCCTGATAAGGCTTATCTGAAAACAGTTACTTCACAGTTTCTGGCTGTTCTTGGCATTTCACTTGTAGAGATCTTGTCCAAACATTCTAGTGATGAGGTCTACCTTGGGCAGAGAGACACTCCAGATTGGACATCTGATGCTGAGCCATTGCAAGCCTTTGAGAAGTTTGGCAAAAAACTTGCTGATATTGAGGAAAGGATCTTGAGAATGAATAGTGATGAGAAATTCAGAAACCGGTATGGTCCAGTTAAGATGCCATACACCTTGCTTTATCCTTCTAGTAAAGGTGGACTAACTGGCATGGGGGTTCCTAACAGTatctcaatttaa